The following coding sequences lie in one Pseudomonas sp. B33.4 genomic window:
- a CDS encoding ATP phosphoribosyltransferase regulatory subunit, producing MATVDRWLLPDGIEEVLPPEAARIEVARRQVLDLFQSWGYEFVVTPHIEYLESLLTGAGQDLDLRTFKVIDPQSGRQMGFRADITPQVARIDAHTLRREGPSRLCYAGSVLHAQPRALSSSRSPIQLGAELYGDASPSSDVEVISLMLAMLQLADVPDVHMDLGHVGIYRGLARAAGLSGEVEQQLFDALQRKAIDEVITLTEGLPADLSGMLRALVDLCGGREVLSAARERLANAPAPVLAALEDLLAIAERLSARFPELPLYFDLGELRGYHYHTGVVFAVFVPGVGQSIAQGGRYDDIGADFGRARPATGFSTDLKTLVTLGRAEIELPSGGIWMPDSTDAALWQQVCQLRSEGQRVVQALPGQPLAAARDADCDRQLIQQNGLWQVSPLAS from the coding sequence ATGGCAACGGTAGACCGCTGGCTGCTGCCAGATGGCATCGAAGAAGTACTGCCACCGGAAGCGGCGCGCATTGAAGTCGCGCGTCGTCAGGTGTTGGATCTGTTCCAGAGCTGGGGTTACGAGTTTGTCGTGACTCCCCATATCGAGTACCTGGAATCCCTGCTGACCGGCGCGGGCCAGGACCTGGATCTGCGTACCTTCAAGGTCATCGACCCGCAATCGGGCCGGCAGATGGGTTTCCGTGCCGACATCACGCCGCAAGTGGCGCGCATCGATGCGCACACCCTGCGTCGCGAAGGCCCGAGCCGTCTGTGCTACGCCGGCAGCGTGCTGCATGCGCAGCCGCGTGCACTGTCGTCCTCGCGCAGCCCGATCCAGTTGGGCGCCGAGTTGTACGGCGACGCCAGCCCGAGCAGCGACGTTGAAGTGATCAGCCTGATGCTGGCCATGCTGCAACTGGCCGACGTGCCGGATGTGCACATGGATCTTGGTCATGTCGGCATCTACCGTGGTCTGGCGCGTGCCGCCGGTCTGTCCGGTGAAGTCGAGCAGCAGTTGTTTGATGCGTTGCAACGCAAGGCCATCGACGAGGTCATTACCTTGACCGAAGGCTTGCCGGCCGACCTGTCCGGCATGCTGCGGGCGCTGGTTGATCTGTGCGGCGGCCGTGAAGTGTTGAGCGCCGCTCGCGAGCGTCTGGCCAATGCGCCGGCGCCGGTTCTGGCGGCACTGGAAGACTTGCTGGCGATCGCCGAGCGTCTGTCGGCGCGCTTCCCGGAGCTGCCGCTGTACTTCGACCTGGGTGAGCTGCGCGGCTACCACTACCACACCGGTGTGGTGTTCGCGGTGTTCGTGCCGGGCGTTGGCCAGTCCATCGCTCAGGGCGGTCGCTACGACGACATCGGCGCCGATTTTGGTCGCGCGCGTCCGGCAACGGGCTTCTCCACCGATTTGAAAACCCTGGTGACCCTGGGGCGTGCTGAGATCGAGCTACCGTCTGGCGGTATCTGGATGCCTGACAGTACGGATGCGGCACTCTGGCAGCAGGTTTGCCAGTTGCGCAGTGAGGGTCAGCGTGTCGTTCAGGCTTTGCCTGGACAACCTTTGGCCGCCGCCCGTGATGCGGACTGCGACCGGCAATTGATTCAGCAGAACGGGCTATGGCAAGTATCGCCACTGGCTTCTTGA
- a CDS encoding adenylosuccinate synthase — protein MGKNVVVLGTQWGDEGKGKIVDLLTEHAAAVVRYQGGHNAGHTLVIDGEKTVLHLIPSGVLREGVQCLIGNGVVVAPDALLREITKLEEKGVPVRERLRISPSCPLILSFHVALDQAREKARGELKIGTTGRGIGPAYEDKVARRGLRVGDLLNMPRFEDKLRELVDYHNFMLVGYYKEPAIEFEKTLAECKEYAELLKPLMLDVTAELHDLRRAGKDIMFEGAQGSLLDIDHGTYPYVTSSNTTAGGVATGSGVGPMFLDYILGITKAYTTRVGSGPFPTELFDDVGAHLAKQGHEFGATTGRARRCGWFDAVILRRAIDVNSISGICLTKLDVLDGLETINICVGYKDAEGNAVAPTDADSYVGLQPVYEEVPGWTESTVGAKTLEELPANARAYIKRVEELIGAPIDIISTGPDRNETIVLRHPFA, from the coding sequence ATGGGTAAGAATGTCGTAGTCCTGGGCACCCAATGGGGTGATGAGGGCAAAGGCAAGATCGTTGATCTGCTGACCGAACATGCTGCCGCCGTAGTGCGCTACCAAGGTGGCCACAACGCTGGCCACACCCTGGTGATCGACGGCGAAAAAACCGTTTTGCACCTGATTCCGTCGGGCGTGCTGCGCGAAGGCGTGCAGTGCCTGATCGGCAACGGCGTGGTGGTTGCACCTGACGCCCTGCTGCGCGAGATCACCAAGCTGGAAGAAAAAGGCGTACCGGTGCGCGAGCGTCTGCGTATCAGCCCGTCCTGCCCGCTGATCCTGTCTTTCCACGTGGCGCTGGACCAGGCCCGTGAAAAGGCCCGTGGCGAGCTGAAGATCGGTACTACCGGTCGCGGCATCGGCCCGGCTTACGAAGACAAGGTTGCTCGTCGTGGCCTGCGTGTTGGCGACCTGCTGAACATGCCGCGCTTCGAAGACAAGCTGCGTGAACTGGTGGATTACCACAACTTCATGCTGGTTGGTTACTACAAAGAGCCGGCCATCGAGTTCGAGAAAACCCTGGCCGAGTGCAAGGAATACGCTGAGCTGCTGAAGCCGCTGATGCTCGACGTCACTGCCGAGCTGCACGACCTGCGTCGCGCCGGCAAAGACATCATGTTCGAAGGCGCCCAAGGTTCGTTGCTCGACATCGACCACGGTACTTACCCGTACGTGACCAGCTCCAACACCACCGCCGGTGGCGTTGCGACTGGTTCGGGCGTTGGCCCGATGTTCCTCGATTACATCCTGGGCATCACCAAGGCTTACACCACTCGCGTCGGTTCGGGCCCGTTCCCGACTGAGCTGTTCGACGACGTTGGTGCGCACCTTGCCAAGCAAGGTCACGAGTTCGGCGCCACCACCGGCCGGGCCCGTCGTTGCGGCTGGTTCGACGCCGTTATCCTGCGTCGCGCTATCGATGTGAACAGCATCTCGGGTATCTGCCTGACCAAGCTGGACGTACTCGACGGCCTGGAAACCATCAACATCTGCGTCGGCTACAAAGATGCCGAAGGCAACGCCGTTGCTCCGACCGACGCTGACAGCTACGTAGGCCTGCAGCCTGTGTACGAAGAAGTACCGGGCTGGACCGAATCGACCGTGGGTGCAAAAACCCTGGAAGAGCTGCCCGCTAACGCTCGTGCCTACATCAAGCGCGTTGAAGAGTTGATCGGCGCGCCGATCGACATTATTTCGACGGGCCCGGACCGCAACGAAACCATCGTTCTGCGTCATCCGTTTGCTTGA